In Streptomyces chartreusis, the following proteins share a genomic window:
- a CDS encoding LLM class F420-dependent oxidoreductase encodes MRVGVHINRFDHPGGGPALGAELAAAGAAAEAAGVSWLSVMDHYFQMEFNDRAEDPMLEAYTTLGFLAGHTSTVRLGALVTGVTYRHPGLLAKIATTLDVLSGGRATLGIGAAWYDREHAGLGVPFPPVAERFERLEETLRICLQMWDPATNGPFEGRHYRLAETLGIPAPVSAPHPEIMIGGGGEKKTLRLVARYGDACNLFMTSPEEVGHKLDVLRGHCDTEGRDYDEIRKTVVYSGEPAMKGDLDAFTREIAGYTKLGIDTVILGPRTGEPAAFIENFAAPAVQRLAGLG; translated from the coding sequence ATGCGGGTCGGCGTGCACATCAACCGGTTCGACCATCCCGGAGGAGGTCCCGCGCTCGGCGCCGAGCTGGCCGCCGCGGGTGCCGCGGCCGAGGCGGCGGGCGTGAGCTGGCTGTCGGTGATGGACCACTACTTCCAGATGGAGTTCAACGACCGGGCCGAGGACCCCATGCTGGAGGCCTACACGACCCTCGGCTTCCTCGCCGGGCACACCTCCACGGTCCGCCTCGGCGCGCTGGTCACGGGTGTGACGTACCGTCACCCCGGCCTGCTCGCCAAGATCGCCACCACGCTCGACGTGCTCTCCGGAGGCCGCGCCACCCTCGGGATCGGCGCCGCCTGGTACGACCGGGAGCACGCGGGCCTCGGCGTGCCGTTCCCGCCGGTCGCCGAGCGGTTCGAGCGGCTGGAGGAGACGCTGCGGATCTGCCTGCAGATGTGGGACCCGGCGACGAACGGTCCGTTCGAGGGCAGGCACTACCGGCTCGCCGAGACCCTCGGCATCCCGGCGCCGGTCAGCGCCCCGCACCCCGAGATCATGATCGGCGGGGGCGGGGAGAAGAAGACGCTGCGGCTGGTGGCCCGGTACGGCGACGCGTGCAACCTGTTCATGACCTCGCCGGAGGAGGTCGGGCACAAGCTCGACGTGCTGCGCGGCCACTGCGACACCGAGGGGCGCGACTACGACGAGATCCGCAAGACCGTCGTCTACTCGGGCGAGCCCGCCATGAAGGGCGACCTCGACGCCTTCACCCGGGAGATCGCGGGCTACACCAAGCTCGGCATCGACACGGTGATCCTCGGCCCTCGTACGGGGGAGCCGGCGGCGTTCATCGAGAACTTCGCGGCTCCCGCCGTACAGCGGCTGGCCGGGCTCGGCTGA